A DNA window from Cetobacterium ceti contains the following coding sequences:
- a CDS encoding type IV pilus twitching motility protein PilT, with amino-acid sequence MEKLKLYEIFEKSLEEGASDIHLIPGEKVFFRIEGHLILKEYFEEVTEEKIQDLIFPFLFFEELEKLKKYKELDFSIGIENIGRFRGNIFKAFGKINLVLRVLKNKIYSLEELGFKEHLNKLVEYKNGLILITGKTGQGKSTTLASLIEKINLEKSYHIITLEEPIEYVFKNKKSIIHQREIGKDIKSFKNSLRGILRQDPDIIVISELRDRETIELALEASETGHLVISTLHTNGAVETIERIVSQFSMENEDMIYTSLSESLRAIVSQEFKIDKNGKRKLAYEILIVNNGVKNMIKCKNISQIKSLIEMGGRDGMVTREKSLGL; translated from the coding sequence ATGGAAAAATTAAAACTGTATGAAATATTTGAAAAATCCCTAGAAGAGGGTGCCTCAGATATACATCTAATACCAGGGGAGAAAGTATTTTTCAGAATAGAGGGCCATCTAATATTGAAAGAATATTTTGAAGAGGTAACAGAGGAAAAGATACAGGATTTAATTTTTCCTTTTTTATTTTTTGAAGAGTTGGAAAAACTAAAAAAATATAAAGAATTGGATTTTTCAATAGGAATTGAAAATATAGGGCGGTTTAGAGGGAATATTTTTAAGGCTTTTGGGAAAATAAATTTAGTTTTAAGAGTGCTAAAAAATAAAATTTACTCTTTAGAAGAGTTAGGCTTTAAAGAACATTTAAATAAATTAGTAGAGTATAAAAATGGATTGATACTTATAACAGGAAAGACGGGACAAGGGAAAAGTACCACTTTAGCTAGTTTAATTGAAAAAATAAATCTAGAAAAATCATATCATATTATAACCTTAGAAGAACCTATAGAATATGTTTTTAAAAATAAAAAATCAATTATTCATCAACGAGAAATAGGAAAAGATATTAAAAGTTTTAAAAATAGTTTAAGGGGAATTTTACGTCAGGACCCAGATATAATTGTAATTTCAGAATTAAGAGATAGGGAAACTATAGAATTAGCCTTAGAAGCATCAGAGACAGGACATTTAGTCATATCTACTTTACATACAAATGGAGCAGTTGAAACTATAGAGAGAATAGTATCTCAATTTTCTATGGAAAATGAAGATATGATATACACTAGCTTAAGTGAAAGTTTAAGAGCTATTGTTTCTCAAGAATTTAAAATAGATAAAAATGGGAAAAGAAAACTTGCCTATGAAATTTTAATAGTTAACAACGGAGTGAAAAATATGATAAAATGTAAAAATATCTCTCAAATAAAATCATTGATAGAAATGGGAGGTAGAGATGGAATGGTCACAAGGGAAAAATCTCTAGGTTTGTGA
- the secA gene encoding preprotein translocase subunit SecA has protein sequence MVGNLLKKLFGTKNDREVKRIRKIVAEINGLEPDMEKLTDEQLKGKTAEFRERISQGETLDDILVEAFAVVREASKRVLGMRHYDVQLIGGIVLHEGKITEMKTGEGKTLVATGPVYLNALSGKGVHVITVNDYLAQRDRNIMSRLYDFLGLTSGVIINGLDPDLRKQAYLSDITYGTNSEFGFDYLRDNMINRIEEKVQRKLNFCIVDEVDSILIDEARTPLIISGAASEATRWYQIFCQVVGMLERSTYTEKIEAKKKKEMDIPLEKWGDYEVDEKARNIVLTEKGVKRVEEILKIDNLYSPENVELTHYLSQALKAKEIFIRDRDYLVKDGEVIIIDEFTGRAMEGRRYSDGLHQAIEAKEGVNVAGENQTLASITLQNYFRMYEKLSGMTGTAETEAAEFVHTYGLDVIIIPTNKPILRKDNPDLVFKTRDEKINAIVNRIEELHKSGQPVLVGTISIKGSEELSDLLKQRKVPHSVLNAKHHEQEAEIVAQAGRYGAVTIATNMAGRGTDIMLGGNPEARAIGEVGSLDAENYNEVHEKYKKECEEEKTKVIAAGGLFILGTERHESRRIDNQLRGRAGRQGDPGVSEFYLSLEDDLMRLFGSERVKHVMEKLGLPEGEPITHGMISKAIENAQKKVESRNFGIRKSLLEYDDVMNKQREAIYKSRNEALSKDDLHDTIETMLKDSVSSIVLSKFVGEYKEEWDMAGVAEIIRDKYDCEVTDLEEYKSMTIEEYCEKLSSKVLERYKEKEEEFGSELMRKIERYVLFEVVDSRWREHLKALDALKEGIYLRSYGQKDPLVEYKIISGDMYGRMLETIKDEITTYMFKVVIRNPEEEEELAEEPMEVVGTLDNEQLVEEFQDGDFEEELCKCGSGKKYSKCCGRV, from the coding sequence ATGGTTGGAAATTTACTGAAAAAATTGTTTGGAACAAAAAATGATAGAGAAGTAAAAAGAATTAGAAAGATAGTTGCTGAAATAAATGGTTTAGAGCCAGATATGGAAAAACTAACTGATGAGCAACTTAAAGGGAAAACAGCAGAATTCAGAGAAAGAATTTCTCAAGGAGAAACTTTAGATGACATTCTAGTAGAAGCTTTTGCTGTTGTAAGAGAGGCTTCAAAAAGAGTATTAGGAATGAGACACTATGATGTTCAGTTAATCGGTGGAATAGTACTTCACGAAGGAAAAATTACTGAGATGAAAACAGGAGAGGGTAAAACATTAGTTGCTACAGGTCCTGTTTATTTAAATGCTCTTTCAGGAAAAGGAGTACATGTAATAACTGTAAACGATTATTTAGCACAAAGAGATAGAAATATAATGAGTAGATTATATGATTTCTTAGGATTAACATCGGGAGTTATTATAAATGGATTAGATCCAGATCTTAGAAAACAAGCATATTTATCAGATATAACTTATGGAACAAACTCTGAATTTGGATTTGATTACCTAAGAGATAATATGATAAATAGAATAGAGGAAAAAGTTCAAAGAAAATTAAATTTCTGTATTGTGGATGAGGTGGATTCTATATTAATAGATGAGGCTAGAACACCGCTTATTATTTCAGGTGCTGCTTCTGAAGCCACAAGATGGTATCAAATATTCTGTCAAGTTGTAGGAATGTTAGAGAGAAGTACTTATACTGAAAAAATTGAAGCTAAAAAGAAAAAAGAGATGGATATTCCTCTTGAGAAATGGGGAGACTATGAAGTTGATGAAAAGGCTAGAAATATAGTTTTAACAGAAAAAGGGGTAAAAAGAGTAGAGGAAATATTAAAAATAGATAACTTATACTCTCCTGAAAATGTGGAGTTAACCCATTATCTAAGTCAAGCATTAAAAGCTAAGGAAATATTTATTAGAGATAGAGATTATCTAGTTAAAGATGGAGAAGTAATTATAATAGATGAATTTACAGGAAGAGCCATGGAAGGTAGAAGATATTCCGATGGACTTCACCAAGCTATAGAAGCAAAAGAGGGAGTAAATGTTGCAGGAGAAAACCAAACTTTAGCATCTATAACTTTACAAAATTATTTTAGAATGTATGAAAAATTATCTGGAATGACAGGAACTGCAGAAACAGAAGCTGCTGAGTTTGTACATACTTATGGTTTAGATGTAATAATTATACCAACAAATAAACCAATATTAAGAAAAGATAATCCAGATTTAGTATTTAAAACTAGAGATGAAAAAATAAACGCCATAGTAAATAGAATAGAAGAATTACATAAATCGGGGCAACCAGTATTAGTAGGAACAATATCTATAAAAGGTTCTGAAGAATTATCTGATTTATTAAAACAAAGAAAAGTTCCCCACAGTGTATTAAATGCTAAACACCATGAGCAAGAAGCAGAAATTGTAGCTCAAGCAGGTAGATATGGAGCAGTTACAATAGCCACTAATATGGCTGGGAGAGGGACTGACATTATGCTTGGTGGAAATCCTGAGGCAAGGGCTATAGGAGAAGTTGGAAGTTTAGATGCAGAAAACTATAATGAGGTTCATGAGAAATATAAAAAAGAGTGTGAAGAGGAAAAAACAAAAGTTATTGCAGCTGGAGGACTATTCATACTAGGAACAGAGAGACATGAGTCTAGAAGAATAGATAATCAGTTAAGAGGAAGAGCGGGAAGACAGGGAGACCCTGGAGTTTCAGAGTTTTATCTATCTCTAGAAGATGATTTAATGAGACTTTTCGGATCAGAAAGAGTAAAACATGTAATGGAAAAATTAGGATTACCTGAAGGGGAGCCTATAACTCATGGAATGATAAGTAAAGCTATAGAAAATGCTCAGAAAAAAGTTGAGTCTAGAAACTTTGGAATTAGAAAATCTTTACTTGAATATGATGATGTAATGAATAAGCAAAGAGAAGCCATATATAAAAGTAGAAATGAAGCTTTATCTAAGGATGATTTACATGACACTATTGAAACTATGTTAAAAGACAGTGTAAGTAGTATTGTTCTTTCTAAATTTGTTGGAGAATATAAAGAAGAATGGGATATGGCCGGAGTTGCTGAAATTATAAGAGATAAATATGATTGTGAAGTGACTGATTTAGAAGAGTATAAATCTATGACTATTGAAGAATATTGTGAAAAATTATCTTCGAAAGTATTAGAAAGATATAAGGAAAAAGAAGAAGAGTTCGGATCAGAATTAATGAGAAAAATAGAAAGATATGTTTTATTTGAAGTTGTTGATTCAAGATGGAGAGAGCACTTAAAAGCACTAGATGCATTAAAAGAAGGAATATACTTAAGATCATATGGACAAAAGGATCCTCTTGTGGAATATAAGATTATTTCAGGAGATATGTATGGTAGAATGTTAGAAACTATAAAGGATGAAATTACTACTTATATGTTTAAAGTTGTAATAAGAAATCCTGAAGAGGAAGAGGAGTTAGCTGAAGAACCTATGGAAGTAGTGGGAACTTTAGATAATGAACAATTAGTTGAAGAGTTTCAAGATGGAGATTTTGAAGAGGAACTATGTAAATGTGGAAGTGGAAAAAAATATAGTAAATGTTGCGGAAGAGTTTAG
- a CDS encoding coproporphyrinogen III oxidase, with protein MSISSNFKISEASLKEFIRILLPEGIDKELNIYGENKGENVLVKVEIDGKTGELEYKNIENLVEDQKFIMAKSALLKAYGKNYPWGGLIGVRPTKMTRRFFLWGFSEEEVKGILRGMYLVTEDKIELLIEVLKIEEKLLNKKAMNMYIGIPYCPSKCRYCSFASYEVNSKLGNFFPEFVEKLVEEIEILGKYSKDMNFKYESLYIGGGTPSTLTEENLEKVLKAIRENIDLENLKEFTFEAGREDSITRKKLELMKEYGVDRVSLNPQTFNEKTLENLNRKFNRKHFDEVYKDIKEIGFILNMDIILGLPGESVNDILYTLEELRKYDMENLTVHSLAKKKGSVLYRDENFQESHVDRRAIELRINEIVKEKGMHPYYMYRQKNSLDWGENVGYSKLNCESRFNIEMIEENQSTMGLGGGAITKLVTPDTEVNDQIERFINPKDPYCYIQEIKERNEKKIELFNKLK; from the coding sequence TTGAGCATATCATCAAATTTTAAAATTAGTGAGGCAAGTTTAAAAGAGTTTATAAGAATTTTACTTCCAGAGGGAATAGATAAAGAATTAAATATATATGGGGAAAATAAAGGGGAAAATGTCCTTGTAAAAGTTGAAATAGATGGGAAGACTGGAGAATTAGAGTATAAAAATATAGAGAATTTAGTAGAGGATCAAAAATTCATAATGGCTAAATCAGCACTATTAAAGGCCTATGGGAAAAATTATCCTTGGGGTGGATTAATAGGAGTAAGACCTACAAAAATGACTAGAAGATTTTTCCTATGGGGATTTTCTGAAGAGGAAGTTAAGGGAATATTAAGAGGAATGTATTTAGTTACAGAGGATAAAATAGAACTTTTAATAGAAGTTTTAAAAATAGAGGAAAAACTTTTAAATAAAAAAGCTATGAATATGTATATAGGAATACCATATTGTCCTTCTAAATGTAGATATTGTTCCTTTGCATCTTATGAAGTAAATAGTAAACTAGGAAACTTTTTTCCAGAATTTGTAGAAAAATTAGTTGAAGAAATAGAGATTTTAGGAAAATATTCTAAGGATATGAATTTTAAATATGAATCTCTTTATATAGGAGGAGGGACTCCTAGTACATTAACTGAAGAGAATTTAGAAAAAGTTTTAAAAGCTATAAGGGAAAATATAGATTTAGAAAATTTAAAAGAGTTTACTTTTGAAGCAGGAAGAGAAGATAGTATAACAAGAAAAAAATTAGAACTTATGAAAGAATATGGAGTAGATAGAGTAAGTTTAAATCCACAAACATTTAATGAAAAAACTTTAGAAAATTTAAATAGAAAATTCAATAGAAAGCATTTCGATGAAGTTTATAAGGATATTAAAGAGATAGGATTTATTTTAAATATGGATATAATATTAGGACTACCTGGGGAAAGTGTAAATGATATATTATATACTTTAGAAGAGCTAAGAAAATATGATATGGAAAATTTAACAGTTCATAGTTTAGCTAAGAAAAAAGGATCGGTACTTTATAGAGATGAAAACTTCCAAGAATCTCATGTGGATAGAAGAGCTATAGAGTTGAGAATAAATGAGATAGTAAAAGAAAAAGGAATGCACCCATATTATATGTATAGACAAAAGAATAGTTTAGACTGGGGAGAAAATGTAGGATATTCAAAATTAAATTGCGAATCTAGATTTAATATAGAGATGATAGAGGAAAATCAATCTACAATGGGTCTAGGAGGAGGGGCTATAACAAAATTAGTAACTCCTGATACAGAGGTAAACGATCAAATAGAAAGATTTATAAATCCCAAGGATCCCTATTGTTATATTCAAGAGATAAAAGAGAGAAACGAAAAGAAAATAGAGTTATTTAATAAATTA
- a CDS encoding undecaprenyl-diphosphate phosphatase, with protein sequence MNPYLLVIILSLVEGLTEFIPVSSTGHMILVEKFINSPYVTKSFMDNFLIIIQFGAILSVVVYFWKDLTPFVKNKEEFKEKMSLWSKIIVGVIPAGVIGLWADDYISEYFMDNSTIIAVMLIIYGIIFIFIENKTKGKSKINSIKDLSYKLAFIIGFFQCLAMIPGTSRSGATIVGALLLGLSRGVAAEYSFFLAIPTMAGATLLKLLKNGVSFTGTEWQLLILGVVLSFVIAYVVIKWFMDYIKTKTFRVFGIYRVILGILVLLLMR encoded by the coding sequence ATGAATCCTTATTTATTAGTAATAATCCTTTCTTTAGTCGAGGGATTAACAGAGTTTATTCCTGTAAGTAGTACAGGACATATGATATTAGTGGAGAAATTTATAAACTCTCCCTATGTAACTAAAAGTTTTATGGATAATTTTTTAATAATTATCCAATTTGGAGCCATTCTTTCTGTAGTTGTTTATTTTTGGAAAGATTTAACTCCCTTTGTAAAAAATAAAGAGGAATTTAAGGAGAAGATGTCCCTATGGTCTAAAATTATAGTTGGAGTTATTCCAGCGGGAGTTATAGGATTATGGGCAGATGATTATATTTCAGAATATTTTATGGATAACTCTACAATAATTGCAGTAATGTTAATTATTTATGGAATAATATTTATTTTTATAGAAAATAAAACTAAAGGAAAAAGTAAAATAAATTCTATTAAGGATTTATCTTATAAATTAGCATTTATAATTGGATTTTTTCAATGTTTAGCTATGATACCGGGGACTTCTAGATCGGGAGCTACAATAGTAGGGGCTTTATTATTGGGCTTATCTAGAGGGGTAGCAGCAGAGTACTCTTTCTTTTTAGCAATTCCAACAATGGCTGGAGCAACTCTTTTAAAACTTTTAAAAAATGGAGTTAGTTTTACAGGAACTGAATGGCAATTACTAATATTAGGAGTTGTATTATCATTTGTAATAGCTTATGTTGTTATAAAATGGTTTATGGATTATATAAAAACTAAGACTTTTAGAGTCTTTGGAATATATAGAGTAATTTTAGGAATATTAGTATTACTTCTTATGAGATAG
- a CDS encoding PHP domain-containing protein, translated as MKEYDLHSHTTASDGTFTPKELIERAKKNGLKGIAITDHDTVDGLKEGEKISKELNIEFIPGIEFSCTLGDRDVHILGYFIDYNSKELLEELKKLEENRNERNKEILNKLRNYKIRISEEELKEEAKGKIISKAHIANVMVKKGYVYTRGAAFKEYLGNKGVAYIKRKNFPPEKGIDLVKKAGGIPVLAHPKLISTNENEIKALIEKLVSLGLEGIEAEYGSFQKEDMIKYSELSKELNLFITGGSDFHGLNREGVDLGDGGIDEDKFFKLKNRKK; from the coding sequence ATGAAGGAATATGATTTACACAGTCATACAACTGCATCTGATGGAACTTTTACTCCAAAGGAACTAATTGAAAGAGCGAAAAAAAATGGATTAAAAGGAATTGCTATAACAGATCATGACACAGTAGATGGATTAAAAGAGGGAGAGAAAATAAGTAAGGAATTAAATATAGAATTTATACCTGGAATAGAATTTTCTTGTACTTTAGGAGATAGGGATGTACATATACTTGGTTATTTTATAGATTATAATTCAAAGGAACTTTTGGAAGAATTAAAAAAATTAGAAGAAAATAGAAATGAAAGAAATAAGGAAATCTTAAATAAACTTAGAAATTATAAAATAAGAATATCTGAAGAGGAATTAAAAGAGGAAGCAAAGGGAAAAATTATAAGTAAAGCTCATATAGCTAATGTGATGGTCAAAAAAGGGTATGTCTACACAAGAGGGGCAGCTTTTAAAGAATACTTAGGTAATAAAGGGGTAGCTTATATTAAAAGAAAAAATTTCCCACCAGAAAAGGGAATAGACCTTGTAAAAAAAGCAGGTGGAATTCCAGTGTTAGCTCACCCAAAACTTATAAGTACCAATGAAAATGAAATAAAAGCTTTAATAGAAAAACTTGTGTCTTTAGGACTAGAAGGAATTGAGGCGGAATATGGTAGTTTTCAAAAGGAAGATATGATAAAATACAGTGAGTTAAGTAAAGAGTTAAATCTTTTTATAACTGGAGGATCAGACTTTCATGGCTTAAATAGAGAAGGAGTAGATTTAGGTGATGGAGGAATTGATGAGGACAAATTTTTTAAATTAAAAAATAGAAAAAAATAG
- the rfaD gene encoding ADP-glyceromanno-heptose 6-epimerase translates to MIIVTGAAGFIASAFVWKLNEMGIKDILLVDKLRTEDKWLNIRKRDYYDWCDRDELFTWLENPENAEKITGVLHMGAISATTEKDGDLLMKNNYEYSKKLWEFCAKKKINYVYASSAATYGGGEQGYNDEVTPEELKKLMPLNKYGYSKKIFDDWALKQKETPNQWAGVKFFNVYGPQEYHKGRMASMVFHTFNQYKDNGGVKLFKSHKEGYADGEQLRDFVYIKDVVDVLYFLLFEKVPSGIYNLGTGEARSFHDLALETIRCAANDHSIKSEAVIEFVPMPEDLRGKYQYFTEASMEKLKKAGYTKKFYTLEEGVKDYVEYLSKEDRYL, encoded by the coding sequence ATGATTATAGTAACTGGTGCTGCTGGATTTATAGCAAGTGCATTTGTATGGAAATTAAATGAAATGGGAATAAAAGATATTTTATTAGTTGATAAATTAAGAACAGAGGATAAATGGTTAAATATTAGAAAAAGAGATTATTATGACTGGTGTGATAGAGATGAACTATTTACATGGTTAGAAAATCCTGAAAATGCAGAAAAAATTACTGGAGTTTTACATATGGGAGCTATATCTGCTACCACAGAAAAAGATGGAGATCTTTTAATGAAAAATAACTACGAATACAGTAAAAAATTATGGGAATTCTGTGCAAAGAAAAAAATAAATTATGTTTATGCATCTTCAGCGGCTACTTATGGTGGAGGAGAGCAAGGATATAATGATGAAGTAACTCCAGAGGAATTAAAAAAATTAATGCCTTTAAATAAATATGGATATTCTAAAAAAATATTTGATGATTGGGCTTTAAAACAAAAAGAAACACCTAATCAATGGGCAGGAGTAAAATTCTTTAATGTCTATGGACCTCAAGAGTATCATAAGGGAAGAATGGCTTCAATGGTATTTCACACATTTAACCAATACAAAGACAATGGTGGAGTAAAATTATTTAAATCTCATAAGGAAGGTTATGCTGATGGGGAGCAATTAAGAGATTTTGTATATATAAAAGATGTTGTAGATGTATTATACTTCCTATTATTTGAAAAGGTTCCATCTGGAATTTATAACTTAGGAACAGGAGAAGCTAGAAGTTTTCATGATTTAGCTCTTGAGACTATTAGATGTGCTGCAAATGATCATAGTATAAAATCAGAAGCAGTAATAGAATTTGTACCTATGCCAGAAGATTTAAGAGGGAAATATCAATATTTTACAGAAGCATCAATGGAAAAATTAAAAAAAGCAGGATATACAAAGAAATTCTATACTCTTGAAGAGGGAGTTAAGGATTATGTAGAATATTTATCTAAAGAAGATAGATATTTATAA